A stretch of DNA from Vanrija pseudolonga chromosome 6, complete sequence:
ATCCTCCCACCGAATACATCGACGGAGTAGTCCGATTTTCAACCACGCTGCTATTTAAACCATTTTTGCCCTTAGCAGTCTTTAActacccaccaccaccactaccaccaccaccaccttcctcgacccCCCCATCGCCACCGCGCACAGCGCTTAGAACATCAAGATGGGTCTCTCACGGCAGGCTAGGATCATCACGCTCTTGGTCATTGAcacggccttcttcttcctgGTGGGTGGCGTTGAATCATTACCAACAATGCCGCACCGGCGCATCGTACCAAGGCTTGGCTGACACACGCCACAGGAGCTCATTGTCGGCTATGCGgttggctcgctcgctctcgtcgccgactcgTTCCACATGCTCAAGTAGGTCCGCCCGGCACGGAGCGGGACGGAGCAGGACGCTGACCCGGCGCAGTGATGTGCTTTCGCTCATTGTAGCCCTGTACACGATCAAgctcgccacctcgccgtcatcggcCGAGAACTCGTACGGCTGGCAGCGCGCGGAgatcctcggcgccctcatCAACGGCGTCTTCCTCATCGCTCTCTGCTCCACCATCGCTCTCGAGGCCATTGGCCGTATCGTGTCTCCCCCTGGTGCGTGACCGTGCGGGTACCGTCTACCACGTTGATCGTGATTCGGGGCACTCTGTTGATGAGATCGCGGTGTTTGGACCCTGTTCGCTAACCGCCGTGTGTTTGCAGAGATCACCAACCCCCGCCTGATCGTCCTGGTCGGAAGCTTGGGTCTGCTCAGCAACATTGTTGGCCTGATTCTCTTCCACGGTACGTGCTCGGAGACGCCGCGGGCACTCCCGCTGACAAGGTCACAGAGCACGGCCACTCACACGGCGGCCACTCGCATGGACCTGTCGCGCTTCCTGTCCAGCCCGACGAGCCCCTTGACCAGTCTTCGgacgcggtcgtcgtccgccgcaAGCGTGCCGACTCGATCGACTCGCTGTACCAGCACCCCGCCGAGACCCGCGCTCAGATCATCGAGACGGCCCACAACCTGTCCCAGTCGGTCGACGAGACTTCGTTCCTCTCCAAGAGCCCCCGAGACCACACTGGTCGCCACCCCTCTATCAGCCGTCGCAACTACGGTTCTGTCAGCCGTACCCGCCAGAGTGTCTCTAAGAACGTCAAGGTTCCCAACCCCGGCTCCAACGAGACGATTCCCCCtccgtcgacctcgactgAGGGTTCCTCCTCTGCTGGCACCTCGACCGCTGTCGACGAGACCGCTGTCAACACGCCTACCAACGATGTTGTCAAGgcccacgaccacgaccatgaccacgccgacagcgccgacgccgccgagcgcggcggcaaccACGCTGGCCACAACcacggtgccgccggcggccacggTTCTCACGGTTCGATGAACATGCACGGCGTGTTCCTCCACGTTCTTGGCGACGCTCTCGGCaacgtcggcgtcatcgccgccggtCTCGTCATCTGGTTGTAAGTCGGATGCTCCGAGCGAACGTTCCAGGCTCGCAGCTAGCTAACACGCCGCAGCTTTGAAGGCCGCTGGACCCTGTACTTTGACCCAGGTGTCTCTCTGCTCATCACGGTCATCATCTTCAACTCGGCGCTCCCTCTCGTcaagtcggcctcggccatccTCATGCAGGGCGTGCCTACGCACGtctcgctcgaggacgtcCGCAGCGCCATCAAGTCGGTCCCTGGTGTGGTGTCGGTCCACGAGCTTCACGTGTGGCAGCTGTCCGAGACGACggtcgtcgcgtcggtgCACGTTCTCATCCTCCGCGGCTCCGACTACATGCAGGTGGCCAACGAGATCCGCCACGTGCTCCACAGCCACGGCATCCACTCGGTGACCATCCAGCCCGAGTTCTcggatgccgccggcgagtcggacgatgacgccgatgccggTGAGAGATCGTGCCTGATCCGCTGCCCGCCCGAGCAGTGCGTCGCCGACACGTGCTGCCCGCCggttgccgaggagcgcgagacTGCGTCCAACTCGTCCAACCACTCTGGCGAGCACGCACACTAAAACCCGGGTCTGCAATTGCACGACTCTTTGGCCACGACGGGCCGGCAGAGGGTGGGATGAGAACACAGCGGCAGCGCAGCAAGTGTAACTAAAATGGTATACCCCCACAACTATAGACCACCCATCAACATCAGTAGCACAGAAACAATGCCACACTGTAGCTGATTACTTTGCGGTGCCGCTTGCTTGCATATGTACAAAAAGGCCCAGTTGCTACGAGTACAGATTGATGTTGATGGCcgctctccctctctctctgAGCTCTGATGCTAGTCCGCGCGCCGTACCCTATGCCCACGGGTTGGGCCCCGTCTCGAGACTCTGTTTCGGGGTATCCATGCGCATGATCTCCTCTGCCGTCTTCTTtggcgtgtcgtcggcagcattgtcggcggcatcggcgccatTGACGACGGCttcgacggccgcctcggcctcgctgtcgTCTGGCGACGTGCCCGGCGTCGGCTCGTTCACGACGTGGTGGATGCTGCGGCGAAGCGCGGCGTAGTGCTTGTCGAGGTTGGGCGACAGCTCTgcaccgtcctcgccgttggcgccgaTCACGGGCGTGCCCGGGGCCGGTGTGACCAGCCGCCCGCCAAGCACCTTGACCGTCTCGCGgagggcctcgcgctcgtcttTCACCTCGCGCAGgttctcctcgagctcggtgacgcgcttgcgctcgtccGACACCATCTTGTTCGCCTCCTCGAACAGCGCCTGGCTGAGCccttcgagctcggcctcgagctccttcttgccgtacttgagcgcctcgagctcgtcggcctgcttgTCCAGCTTGGCCTggttggccgccgcctcgtctcTGAGCCGCTTGAGCTCGGCTGCGTGcggcgcctccgccgcaaccgccgcctcggacatgggcgagcggggcgccgagctgtcgGTCGACGTGCGCACCGTGAGCGTctgcgccggctcgcccgaCGTAGGCGACTgcacggcgctgctggcgaccaccttcttcttgttgcCCGAGTTCCAGAACCCGAACCCCTTGCTCTCGGTCTTCGACGAGATACCAGGGCTCGGGAGGATCTGCAGGCTCGGTGgcctgccccgcccgccgtcgcctgaCGGCCGGTCAGAGCCGGCAGCGCTCGACCGCGGCTGCGCAGCCTTGGCGCGCttcagctcctcctcgagcatCTCGGTGTTGGCTTCGGCCATGACGAGGTTGGAGCGTGCGATTTTCAGCAACGTCAGGAGGCTCGTGTGCGactcgacaagctcggcgtgTGATTTTGACTGGGGGCGGTCAGTGCTGCGCTtggcagggtgggtgggtgggtgggtgggcaacATACCAGAGTGTGCACACGACCAAGCACTTCGCGCAGCAGTGTGCGCAGAtcgctgtcgtcggtcgacacggcgcctGCAGGCGAAGCCGCAGCTGCGGGTTCTGGTGCAGCGGCCGCCGGCAGTGGTggcttggccgccgccgcctccgcctccgccgcctcttcctcggcccTCGGCTCAGCCTTTACCGGCGACTTCTTGGGGAACGGCTTGTCGCTCTCGTatccgtcgtcgtcatcgtcgtcgtcggacccGGGCCCAGCGAGGCGCGCATAgcctcctgcgccgccgctgtccgagtcgtcgtcgctgtcaaTGTCCGCCTTGCTCTTGTTGCGCGCGAAGAAGCCAAACCGCGAGGtgcttgcggcggcgcgagggctgGGCTTGGACGCTGGTGCCTTTGCGGCGCCAGGTGGGGGCGGTGGGAGAAGCGGGAATGCGTTGACACTGCTgctcgcagcagcaaggctcgccggcgtcggcgccggcttgTCCGCCTTGCTCGGCAGCTCCAAGctcacgccggcgaggctGGACCATcgccgcagctcgtcgtcgctgatgGCGCTCTTTGACGCCGCTGTCTCCGAGGCGTCCGCCTGGTCGACCGACGTCTTGAGCGACTCGCTCGTGCCCGACGGCTCACCGGGCAGCGAGCTGCGGCGTGATGCGGGCCGGTCGGGGGCCGACTCGCCGTGTGGcgtggccgcgccgctgcccggcACAGCGGGGGAGGACGCACTGGCCGACAGGGTcggccggcgggggcggcgcgacgactcgccgagcttgtgcgtcgcgagcagcgacgccggcaacGGCTGGTCGCAGTGCGGGCAGGTGAcggtggcctcggccgcggcgatggtggtgggCTCAGACtcctgcgcctgctgctcgggCGAGGGGCCGGGCCCactgcccgccgccccgtgTCCGTTCTCGTCGTGCGACTGCGACTGCGACGCCGAATGGGCCGACTGGAACGAGTCAAAGCTCGCCCGCTTCCCCTcggtggtgggcgacgccgccatgctgctgctgcgaggtGAGCGCTGGCGGTGGTAGTTGTCGTGGAAGCGGAGGGCGTGGGGCGAGTAGAACAGTgcggagggaggaggggatTTATGGGAATCGGGGGTGGGGCatgcgggggaggggggtgcgcgttgttgttgttgttgttgctgttgccgGCCTTAGAGTTGCGGAACGGCGGCCTGGACGGAGCGACGGAGACGGGGTGGTCACGATGGACGGAGCAGCGATGTTGTGGGTTTGTTCAATGTGGTGCAatgtggtgggtggatggTGGTGTGATGCAAGGCAGGGCGTGCCTGGCAGTGAGCATGCAGCCACTctgcgctcggccgccttaATAAAGGCCGTATTCCATCCTCCCGGTTAAGTCCGGGGACCCCGCCTCCGCTCGACAACAAACATCGAGCAAGAAGTGGCCAGATGCTGTCTGATCGCCCAGAATGATAGTCGACGCGCAGCAGACGGCCTTGGAGGAAGCCAGAGGGCAGGCATGGGCCGAGGCTGACGTTATGCAGGTCTGGAACCCGCCCCTGCCGATCCAAGACCCGCGAACGTCGACATGGCAAGCAGAGCGGGCATCGACGCAGGATGAAACATGCGCAGCACCCAATGAATCCCAACTTAGCCATGTCGGTGGCGCTAGCAGATAACTCATAACACGAGCGCGCAAGGCCTTCaacctcgccaccgcccactCTACTTCCATGCCAGACACACAGAAAGTAGTGGCCCAGCCAGGCCCAACGCCGCGAATGAGCGTGGACGGTGCGTCCCACCTCATCAGACCGCGCTGACCTCGCAGCcacagcgccagcgccggcgccgacgccacaaACGACCACCGCCGTCCTCCGCCCCCGCGGCGGGTGCCTGCAGGCCCACTGCGTGTTTAACGGCTGCGGTATCGGGTGCTGCTGGTTCATTCCCTACCCTATCTGCCCTTGCTGCTGTGCGGAAGTCTAGGACGatgagatggaggaggaggagacgaAGTACACTGTTAAGGGGACAAGGGGGATCGCGATTGGCGACGGGCCTATGGTGGAGCAGACGAGGACTGTCACGTATGCGGTGTAAGGCGGCACGAGGCTGCGCGATATGATGATGGTGGTCGTTGTATATGTATTTATGAGCCGAGGTCACCACTGCACACAGAAGACGGACGGCATCGCGGGCATCACGGGCATCATGGCCGGCTGAAACGCGGTGGAGACGGCCACTTGACATTGCCAAGCCATCAACAAGCAACACCGCCCCGACGTCTTCGTCAaccgcccactcacccactcacgcACTCGCGATGCAGCCCCAGACGACAGTGGCCCaaccagcgccgacgccagcgatGGAGGGTACGTTGGGCGGCCGTGAGCGACGCGCTGACGGCAAGCCAAAGCGCCAGTGCCACCGCCCGATGGCGCCACGACGACAGCCGACATCCtgcgcccgcgcggcggatGCCTGCAGGGCCACTGCGTGTGTAACGGCTGCGGCATCGGGTGCTGCTGGTTCATCCCGTACCCCATCTGCccatgctgctgcggcgtcgaggagacCTTCTAGacgcacacgacgacgcacagtaccaccaccactacggTTTATTAAGGGTTTGGGGCCCGGCGGGTCTGTGGCAacggggctggggcggcagcgacaacgCTTACGCCGGCACCTTGTCTGCGGTCCGATGATACCTGAGCCTCCTGTGTGGATGTATATCTATCCGAGCAAAGGTTACGgagcgccgccagctgctGGCTGAACGACGCCTCGTTCTCCAACgaccctccccctcctccagccTCGTACGATACGGGCCCTCTAACACTAACCCTCCATctcccacctcccccaccgtTCAACCTACCAGCACCTGAAAGCGAGCGCCAAGTGTGAACCACTCATGCTGGTAGCGAAACAGCCACCAGGCTAGCACAAGGCCTCGTGGAATGCCACATTCCACCCCGCGTTGCCTGACCGACAGCGGCATGTAGCAGATACCGACCTATCTGCTAGTGTCTCCCTCGGTGCATCGTACCACAACCCACTCACCGACATGACACCGACACAGTCAACGACGGTCTCCACCCAGCCGCGGCCAACGAGGTCAATGGACGGTGAGTTGGATCGGCTGGCACCGAGCTGACGGACCCCAGCCACGGCCCCTCCGCCAcacacggccaccaccgacaTCCTACGCCCCCGCGGCGGGTGCCTCCAGGCGCAGTGCTCCTCCAacgggtgcgggtgcgggtgtTTCTGGGGGATCCCGTACCCCGTCTGtccgtgctgctgctgctaaGTGCGGGGGTGAGGCTCGACTCGATAGATGGGATGGGGCTGTAAAGATAAGGCGTGATGCCAGTTTCGCTGATGATGCGCACACGGGCTGTCAGTGGCCCCCAGTTGGTACCTGGCTCCGTCGGTACGGatcgacctcatcgacctcgCCTCTGTCtgatcgacgccgtcctGCTGATCTTCGGTTCTTCTGCGACTCCCCGAAGCTCCGCCGAAGCTCCAGCCAGTGGCTTTGTGCCGGCAAGGCCTGGGAACATGTTCTGCGACGGGGCACCAGAGGGCACGCGTATGTCGCCCCGCTTGCACCGGCGCCAGCCCCACAGCTCGTCGCTGCAGTCTATGTAGGGCAACGATAAGCCCGGGGCCCGCCTCAGTCAGTCTTCCAACGGCGAGGCGAACGCCTGTGTCGAGGCCTCATGTCATGGCCACTGACACCCCGACAGAAGTATTGGACATCGCTTATCGTCGTCGCGTACCACCTGCCATGTgtcctcggtctcgcctACGCGTGGGTGCTTGTTGCCATGGACCACAGCTCGCTTATGACGACCGACCAGGGCGGACGTTGTCGTTGTCAACCGCGGTGCGTCATCGGCCCTGGGGCAGGATCGTCCCCACACTGCTCTGCTGCTCTGCAGGCAGCGCGCAGCAaggacgacggcgttggccgaggccgggcgGTCCCTCGCCTTGCAG
This window harbors:
- the zhf1 gene encoding Zinc homeostasis factor 1, encoding MGLSRQARIITLLVIDTAFFFLELIVGYAVGSLALVADSFHMLNDVLSLIVALYTIKLATSPSSAENSYGWQRAEILGALINGVFLIALCSTIALEAIGRIVSPPEITNPRLIVLVGSLGLLSNIVGLILFHEHGHSHGGHSHGPVALPVQPDEPLDQSSDAVVVRRKRADSIDSLYQHPAETRAQIIETAHNLSQSVDETSFLSKSPRDHTGRHPSISRRNYGSVSRTRQSVSKNVKVPNPGSNETIPPPSTSTEGSSSAGTSTAVDETAVNTPTNDVVKAHDHDHDHADSADAAERGGNHAGHNHGAAGGHGSHGSMNMHGVFLHVLGDALGNVGVIAAGLVIWFFEGRWTLYFDPGVSLLITVIIFNSALPLVKSASAILMQGVPTHVSLEDVRSAIKSVPGVVSVHELHVWQLSETTVVASVHVLILRGSDYMQVANEIRHVLHSHGIHSVTIQPEFSDAAGESDDDADAGERSCLIRCPPEQCVADTCCPPVAEERETASNSSNHSGEHAH